A genomic segment from Vagococcus zengguangii encodes:
- the pstB gene encoding phosphate ABC transporter ATP-binding protein PstB produces the protein MKEYNLDKRHIIKLEDKSVDLKTNDLHVWYGQNEAIKGVSLEFEENKITSLIGPSGCGKSTYLRSLNRMNDEINNTKVTGEIIYQGIDINADNVDVYEMRKHIGMVFQRPNPFSKSIYENITFALKQHGINDKNYLDEVVETSLKQAALWDQVKDNLGKSALALSGGQQQRLCIARAIAMKPDILLLDEPASALDPISTGKLEETLLNLKKDFSIIIVTHNMQQASRISDYTAFFYMGHAIEYDTTNKIFTRPKIQATEDYVSGHFG, from the coding sequence ATGAAAGAGTATAATTTAGATAAACGTCATATCATTAAATTAGAGGATAAGTCAGTTGATTTGAAAACCAATGACCTACATGTGTGGTACGGTCAAAATGAAGCGATTAAAGGCGTCTCTTTAGAGTTTGAAGAAAATAAAATCACTTCGTTAATCGGACCTTCAGGGTGTGGGAAGTCGACTTATTTACGCTCGCTTAATCGTATGAATGACGAAATTAACAATACAAAAGTAACAGGCGAAATCATTTATCAAGGGATTGATATCAATGCTGATAATGTCGATGTTTACGAAATGCGTAAACATATTGGCATGGTGTTCCAACGTCCTAATCCATTTAGTAAGTCAATCTATGAAAACATTACGTTTGCTTTAAAACAACATGGAATTAACGATAAGAATTATTTGGATGAAGTCGTTGAAACGAGTTTGAAACAAGCGGCACTTTGGGATCAAGTAAAGGATAACTTAGGCAAAAGTGCGCTTGCTTTATCCGGTGGGCAACAACAGCGTCTATGTATTGCGCGTGCGATTGCGATGAAACCAGATATCTTACTGTTAGATGAGCCGGCCAGTGCTTTGGACCCAATTTCTACGGGTAAATTAGAAGAAACGTTATTGAATCTGAAAAAAGATTTTTCTATTATTATCGTAACTCATAATATGCAGCAAGCATCTCGTATTAGTGATTACACTGCCTTCTTCTACATGGGCCATGCGATTGAATACGATACAACCAATAAAATTTTCACTCGTCCTAAAATACAAGCTACTGAAGACTATGTATCTGGACACTTCGGTTAG